One region of Gossypium raimondii isolate GPD5lz chromosome 6, ASM2569854v1, whole genome shotgun sequence genomic DNA includes:
- the LOC105774742 gene encoding COBRA-like protein 10, producing the protein MKLSWKVVAFMLFLFHSTNHISLAQQQGNDEADDEAEKQPTIPKGQEHCKGIFIWYNFISRTKEFPRLKNTITQSWAFKSRVTILNMGTSELQAWKIFIGFQYKEILVSAKGAVLTSGVDFPAPVGNGTYLSGYPQTDLETSIDTANELDKIQVKVELRGTQFGLKPPGNPMPKTIKLANDGYKCPSPTRRKASMYVCCVKDPKLKANKTTKTKFFPRQKGDLLISYDVSQAYKNNYLAQVTIENRHPLGRLDHWNLTWEWMRGEFINSLKGAYVRKVDISGCLNGKVGEYYGDMDFSKVLNCEKKPILFDLPPEKADDAQMGKIPFCCRNGTLLPETMDSTKSKSAFVIEVFKIPPDLNRTTIYPPHKWKIVGDLNPDYRCGAPIRVEPAQSPDPTGVEAVKYAIASWQIVCNISRPTKGNSRCCVTFSAYYNKSAIPCDTCACGCEDTAKCNPNKPAMLLPPEALLVPFENRSVKAKAWAQIQHFKVPKPLPCGDNCGVSINWHVSSDYKQGWAARLTLFNWKSINFENWFTAVQFKKAGSGYERMFSFNATILKELNNTIFIQGIEGMNYLIGKKNGSDPENDPDVPGKQQSVVTFKKSGKTWPDIAKGDGFPTKVLFNGEECALPSRIPVSTGIRFSVSLSLLFLCKFVSFLLIQRLN; encoded by the exons ATGAAGTTGTCATGGAAAGTAGTAGCCTTCATGTTGTTTCTGTTTCATTCAACAAATCATATTTCTTTAGCCCAACAACAAGGTAATGATGAGGCTGATGATGAGGCAGAAAAGCAACCTACGATTCCCAAAGGGCAAGAACATTGTAAAGGGATATTTATTTGGTACAATTTCATCTCTAGAACAAAAGAGTTTCCCCGTTTGAAGAATACAATAACCCAATCATGGGCATTCAAGTCCAGAGTGACCATATTGAACATGGGAACCAGTGAGTTGCAGGCTTGGAAGATTTTCATTGGGTTTCAATACAAGGAGATATTAGTTTCAGCAAAAGGAGCAGTTTTAACGAGTGGTGTGGATTTCCCAGCTCCTGTTGGCAATGGAACATACCTCTCCGGATATCCTCAAACCGATCTCGAAACTTCCATCGACACCGCTAATGAGTTGGACAAAATTCAGGTGAAAGTTGAACTCAGAGGCACACAGTTCGGACTGAAGCCACCTGGGAATCCAATGCCTAAAACAATAAAACTTGCAAATGATGGATACAAATGCCCTTCACCGACTCGTCGTA AAGCCTCAATGTACGTATGTTGTGTGAAGGACCCAAAGTTAAAAGCTAATAAAACTACAAAAACAAAGTTCTTTCCACGACAAAAAGGAGACCTTTTGATTTCGTATGATGTTAGTCAAGCCTACAAAAACAACTACCTTGCTCAGGTAACAATTGAGAACCGTCACCCTTTGGGACGTCTGGACCATTGGAACTTGACTTGGGAATGGATGAGAGGGGAATTTATAAACTCACTCAAAGGTGCTTATGTTCGAAAAGTTGATATTTCTGGCTGTTTAAATGGTAAAGTTGGGGAATACTACGGAGATATGGATTTTTCTAAAGTATTGAACTGCGAGAAAAAACCCATCCTTTTTGACTTGCCGCCGGAAAAAGCCGATGACGCCCAGATGGGGAAAATACCATTTTGTTGCAGAAATGGCACCCTTTTGCCAGAAACCATGGATTCAACCAAATCAAAGTCAGCTTTCGTAATAGAAGTCTTCAAAATTCCACCTGATTTGAACAGAACAACCATATACCCTCCCCACAAGTGGAAAATTGTGGGGGATCTTAATCCAGATTATAGATGTGGGGCACCTATCAGAGTGGAACCTGCTCAGTCCCCCGATCCCACTGGAGTTGAGGCAGTAAAATATGCAATCGCTAGCTGGCAAATTGTTTGCAACATCTCACGGCCAACCAAAGGCAATTCTAGATGTTGTGTTACGTTCTCTGCTTACTACAATAAGTCAGCTATTCCTTGCGACACTTGTGCCTGTGGGTGTGAAGATACAGCGAAATGCAATCCGAACAAACCGGCAATGCTTCTTCCTCCCGAGGCCCTTCTCGTTCCATTCGAAAATAGATCGGTGAAAGCCAAAGCCTGGGCGCAGATTCAACATTTTAAAGTCCCGAAGCCATTGCCTTGTGGTGACAACTGTGGGGTCAGCATAAATTGGCACGTCTCCTCGGACTACAAACAAGGATGGGCGGCTCGGCTTACCCTTTTCAATTGGAAAAGTATCAACTTCGAAAACTGGTTCACTGCGGTTCAGTTCAAGAAAGCTGGTTCTGGGTACGAAAGGATGTTCTCTTTCAATGCAACAATATTGAAAGAACTCAACAATACCATCTTCATCCAAGGCATAGAAGGGATGAATTATTTGATTGGAAAGAAGAACGGTTCAGACCCAGAAAATGATCCCGATGTGCCCGGAAAACAACAATCTGTTGTTACCTTTAAAAAGAGCGGAAAGACATGGCCCGATATTGCTAAAGGAGATGGATTTCCAACAAAGGTCCTTTTCAATGGTGAAGAATGTGCACTTCCTTCACGTATTCCAGTTTCAACTGGAATCCGATTCAGTGTTAGTTTGTCGTTActttttctttgcaaatttgTGAGCTTCTTGTTGATACAACGTCTCAACTGA